Proteins encoded by one window of Rutidosis leptorrhynchoides isolate AG116_Rl617_1_P2 chromosome 7, CSIRO_AGI_Rlap_v1, whole genome shotgun sequence:
- the LOC139859956 gene encoding uncharacterized protein, with protein MIDEYCPRNEIQRLETELWNLKLQGMDISGYTNRFLELAFMCPTMVTPEYKRVERCIWGLSEDIQGNVMSSKLETIQSAIRMAHDLMAQVVRRQPINAKTDVKVTTEKRKWDGNQEGHFKKECPKAKKGETAKGRAFQITTKEAREDPELVTGMFLLNNHLASILFDTGADKTFIAKDFSVTINRPLTALDTRYAVELANGKLIKVDKIMRGCVLNLSNNLFEVDLMLIELGSFDVVIGMDWLSKNRADIKCAEKSIRIPLENGENLVIQGDKSKVNLNIISYMRAQRYLKKGYPSILGHVKGLKTKEIGLEDVPVVREFPQVFP; from the exons atgattgatgagtattgcccAAGGAATGAGATTCAAAGGCTAGAAACTGAGTTGTGGAACTTAAAGTTACAAGGAATGGATATCTCAGGATATACTAATCGATTCCTTGAGTTAGCTTTCATGTGCCCAACCATGGTCACTCCCGAATATAAGAGAGTTGAGAGATGTATTTGGGGTCTGTCAGAagacattcaaggaaatgttatgTCGTCTAAACTAGAAACGATCCAGAGTGCTATTCGTATGGCGCATGATTTGATGGCGCAAGTAGTGCGACGTCAACCAATCAATGCTAAGACGGATGTGAAGGTCACGACTGAGAAGCGTAAATGGGATGGAAACCAAGAAG GGCATTTCAAGAAAGAATGTCCTAAGGCTAAGAAGGGTGAAACGGCTAAGGGCCGAGCTTTTCAAATCACAACGAAGGAAGCTCGTGAGGACCCAGAGTTAGTCACGGGTATGTTCCTCCTCAATAATCATTTAGCATCTATTTTATTCGATACCGGCGCTGATAAAACTTTTATAGCTAAGGATTTTAGTGTTACGATAAATAGGCCTTTAACTGCCTTAGACACTAGATATGCTGTAGAATTGGCAAATGGTAAATTGATAAAAGTGGATAAGATTATGCGAGGTTGTGTCTTAAATTTGTCAAACAATCTCTTCGAGGTTGATTTAATGCTCATTGAGTTAGGAAGTTTcgatgttgttattggtatggactggttgtctaaAAATCGTGCGGACATTAAATGTGCGGAAAAGTCTATTCGTATACCTCTTGAGAATGGTGAGAACTTAGTCATCCAAGGAGATAAGAGCAAGGTAAACCTTAATATTATTTCCTATATGAGAGCTCAAAGATATCTAAAGAAGGGATATCCTTCCATTCTCGGTCATGTGAAAGGACTCAAAACCAAAGAAATTGGATTAGAGGATGTTCCAGTTGTTCGTGAGTTTCCACAAGTATTTCCATAA
- the LOC139859957 gene encoding uncharacterized protein, producing MRQRRWVELINDYDYDIRYHPWKANIVADALSRKERVKPLRVRSLNMTIQTNLVSRIQNAQLEAMKEENVKNEGISEKDTNFEVKRSGKMYHDLKEFYWWPNMKAEIATYVGKCLTCSKVKAENQKPSGFWQSLQKALGTRLDMSMAYHPQTDGQSERTILTFEDMLRACVIDFESGWDQYLPLAEFSYNNSYHSSIKATPFEALYGRKCRSPLC from the exons ATGCGACAAAGACGTTGGGTGGAGCTTATAAATGATTACGATTATGATATTCGATATCATCCATGGAAAGCGAACATTgtagctgatgcattgagtcgcaaAGAAAGGGTTAAACCTCTGAGAGTTAGGTCATTGAATATGACTATTCAGACAAACCTTGTGTCTCGTATTCAAAATGCACAATTGGAAGCTATGAAGGAAGAGAACGTGAAGAATGAAGGAATTAGTGAGAAGGATACGAATTTTGAAGTTAAGA ggtcTGGGAAAATGTACCATGACCTAAAGGAATTCTATTGGTGGCCAAACATGAAAGCTGaaattgcaacttatgttgggaagtgcttGACATGTTCAAAGGTCAAGGCCgaaaatcagaaaccatcagg attttggcaaTCTTTGCAAAAAGCCCTAGGTACTCGTTTGGACATGAGTATGGCCtaccatccccaaactgatgggcagagtgagagAACTATTCTGACATTTGAAGACATGCTCCgagcatgtgtaattgattttgaaaGTGGATGGGATCAGTATTTACCTTTAGCTGAGTTttcgtataacaatagttatcactcgagtattaaggcTACACCATTTGAAGCTTTGTATGGAAGGAAATGTAGATCACCATTGTGTTAG